The Vidua chalybeata isolate OUT-0048 chromosome 17, bVidCha1 merged haplotype, whole genome shotgun sequence genome has a segment encoding these proteins:
- the KCNG1 gene encoding potassium voltage-gated channel subfamily G member 1 isoform X1: MPGRAPEPDTAPGTGSVLPSWTNPACPERRHLQKQRRDAKPSSKMTLMPGENSDYDYSALSCTSDASFNHTFFPESETLKGVFYQRARLIHPQEDLLKGFHPDDRKRHIIINVGGIKYLLPWTTLDEFPLTRLGQLKFCTNFDDILNICDDYDVTCNEFFFDRNPGAFRTILTFLRVGKLRLLREMCALSFQEELLYWGIEEDNLDWCCKRRYLQKMEELTEINEREDDLLENETTGETVEETKIGLCMKKLQDMVERPQSGLPGKVFACLSVLFVTITAVNLSISTMPALREEEEKGECSQMCYNIFIVESVCVAWFSLEFLLRFIQARSKFAFLRRPLTLIDIIAILPYYITLLVDTGSEGSKKPSSGNIYLDKVGLVLRILRALRILYVMRLARHSLGLQTLGLTARRCTREFGLLLLFLCVAIALFAPLLYVIENEMADSQEFTSIPACYWWAVITMTTVGYGDMVPRSIPGQVVALSSILSGILLMAFPVTSIFHTFSRSYLELKQEQERIMYRRAQFLLKAKSQMSNESQGSEVLFTTLSSEARDNE, from the exons ATGCCAGGCAGAGCTCCTGAACCAGACACGGCCCCTGGCACGGGGTCAGTGCTGCCCAGCTGGACAAACCCAGCCTGCCCAGAAAG AAGACACTTGCAGAAGCAGCGAAGGGATGCAAAGCCGTCTTCCAAGATGACTCTTATGCCTGGAGAAAATTCCGACTATGACTACAGCGCCCTGAGCTGTACTTCAGATGCTTCCTTCAACCACACGTTCTTTCCAGAATCTGAAACCCTCAAGGGAGTGTTTTACCAAAGAGCCAGGCTAATCCACCCTCAGGAGGATCTCCTCAAAGGCTTCCACCCCGACGACCGCAAGCGTCACATAATCATCAACGTGGGGGGCATCAAGTACTTGCTCCCCTGGACCACGCTCGATGAGTTCCCCCTGACACGTCTGGGACAACTCAAGTTCTGTACCAATTTTGACGACATTCTGAACATCTGTGACGATTATGATGTGACGTGCAATGAATTCTTCTTCGACCGCAACCCGGGGGCGTTCAGGACAATCCTGACCTTCCTGCGGGTTGGCAAACTCCGGCTCTTGCGGGAGATGTGTGCGCTGTCCTTCCAAGAGGAGCTGCTCTACTGGGGCATTGAGGAAGACAACTTGGACTGGTGTTGTAAAAGGAGATACCTGCAAAAAATGGAGGAGCTCACAGAGATTAATGAACGGGAGGATGACCTCCtagaaaatgaaacaacagGTGAAACAGTAGAGGAGACAAAAATTGGTTTGTGCATGAAAAAGTTGCAAGACATGGTGGAAAGGCCCCAGTCTGGCCTTCCTGGAAAGGTGTTTGCgtgtttgtctgttttgtttgtaaCTATTACAGCAGTGAACTTATCCATCAGCACCATGCCTGCcctgagggaggaggaggaaaag GGTGAGTGCTCCCAGATGTGCTACAATATTTTCATTGTGGAGTCTGTGTGTGTGGCATGGTTCTCCCTGGAGTTCCTGCTCAGATTCATCCAGGCCAGGAGCAAGTTCGCGTTCCTGCGGAGGCCCCTGACACTGATAGACATAATCGCCATCCTGCCCTACTACATCACCCTGCTGGTGGACACGGGCTCCGAGGGCTCCAAGAAGCCCAGCTCGGGCAACATCTACCTGGACAAGGTGGGGCTGGTGCTGCGGATCCTGCGGGCGCTGCGCATCCTGTACGTGATGCGGCTGGCGCGGCACTCGCTGGGGCTGCAGACGCTGGGGCTGACGGCGCGGCGCTGCACCCGCGAGTtcgggctgctgctgctcttcctgtgcGTGGCCATCGCGCTCTTCGCGCCCCTGCTCTACGTCATCGAGAACGAGATGGCCGACTCGCAGGAGTTCACCAGCATCCCCGCCTGCTACTGGTGGGCCGTCATCACCATGACCACCGTGGGCTACGGGGACATGGTGCCCAGGAGCATCCCCGGGCAGGTGGTGGCCCTGAGCAGCATCCTGAGCGGCATCCTCCTCATGGCGTTCCCGGTCACCTCCATCTTCCACACCTTCTCACGCTCCTACCTGGAGctgaagcaggagcaggagaggatCATGTACAGGAGAGCACAGTTCTTACTGAAAGCCAAGTCTCAGATGAGCAATGAGTCACAAGGCAGCGAGGTTTTGTTCACCACTCTCTCTTCCGAGGCTAGGGACAATGAATGA
- the KCNG1 gene encoding potassium voltage-gated channel subfamily G member 1 isoform X2 yields MPGRAPEPDTAPGTGSVLPSWTNPACPERHLQKQRRDAKPSSKMTLMPGENSDYDYSALSCTSDASFNHTFFPESETLKGVFYQRARLIHPQEDLLKGFHPDDRKRHIIINVGGIKYLLPWTTLDEFPLTRLGQLKFCTNFDDILNICDDYDVTCNEFFFDRNPGAFRTILTFLRVGKLRLLREMCALSFQEELLYWGIEEDNLDWCCKRRYLQKMEELTEINEREDDLLENETTGETVEETKIGLCMKKLQDMVERPQSGLPGKVFACLSVLFVTITAVNLSISTMPALREEEEKGECSQMCYNIFIVESVCVAWFSLEFLLRFIQARSKFAFLRRPLTLIDIIAILPYYITLLVDTGSEGSKKPSSGNIYLDKVGLVLRILRALRILYVMRLARHSLGLQTLGLTARRCTREFGLLLLFLCVAIALFAPLLYVIENEMADSQEFTSIPACYWWAVITMTTVGYGDMVPRSIPGQVVALSSILSGILLMAFPVTSIFHTFSRSYLELKQEQERIMYRRAQFLLKAKSQMSNESQGSEVLFTTLSSEARDNE; encoded by the exons ATGCCAGGCAGAGCTCCTGAACCAGACACGGCCCCTGGCACGGGGTCAGTGCTGCCCAGCTGGACAAACCCAGCCTGCCCAGAAAG ACACTTGCAGAAGCAGCGAAGGGATGCAAAGCCGTCTTCCAAGATGACTCTTATGCCTGGAGAAAATTCCGACTATGACTACAGCGCCCTGAGCTGTACTTCAGATGCTTCCTTCAACCACACGTTCTTTCCAGAATCTGAAACCCTCAAGGGAGTGTTTTACCAAAGAGCCAGGCTAATCCACCCTCAGGAGGATCTCCTCAAAGGCTTCCACCCCGACGACCGCAAGCGTCACATAATCATCAACGTGGGGGGCATCAAGTACTTGCTCCCCTGGACCACGCTCGATGAGTTCCCCCTGACACGTCTGGGACAACTCAAGTTCTGTACCAATTTTGACGACATTCTGAACATCTGTGACGATTATGATGTGACGTGCAATGAATTCTTCTTCGACCGCAACCCGGGGGCGTTCAGGACAATCCTGACCTTCCTGCGGGTTGGCAAACTCCGGCTCTTGCGGGAGATGTGTGCGCTGTCCTTCCAAGAGGAGCTGCTCTACTGGGGCATTGAGGAAGACAACTTGGACTGGTGTTGTAAAAGGAGATACCTGCAAAAAATGGAGGAGCTCACAGAGATTAATGAACGGGAGGATGACCTCCtagaaaatgaaacaacagGTGAAACAGTAGAGGAGACAAAAATTGGTTTGTGCATGAAAAAGTTGCAAGACATGGTGGAAAGGCCCCAGTCTGGCCTTCCTGGAAAGGTGTTTGCgtgtttgtctgttttgtttgtaaCTATTACAGCAGTGAACTTATCCATCAGCACCATGCCTGCcctgagggaggaggaggaaaag GGTGAGTGCTCCCAGATGTGCTACAATATTTTCATTGTGGAGTCTGTGTGTGTGGCATGGTTCTCCCTGGAGTTCCTGCTCAGATTCATCCAGGCCAGGAGCAAGTTCGCGTTCCTGCGGAGGCCCCTGACACTGATAGACATAATCGCCATCCTGCCCTACTACATCACCCTGCTGGTGGACACGGGCTCCGAGGGCTCCAAGAAGCCCAGCTCGGGCAACATCTACCTGGACAAGGTGGGGCTGGTGCTGCGGATCCTGCGGGCGCTGCGCATCCTGTACGTGATGCGGCTGGCGCGGCACTCGCTGGGGCTGCAGACGCTGGGGCTGACGGCGCGGCGCTGCACCCGCGAGTtcgggctgctgctgctcttcctgtgcGTGGCCATCGCGCTCTTCGCGCCCCTGCTCTACGTCATCGAGAACGAGATGGCCGACTCGCAGGAGTTCACCAGCATCCCCGCCTGCTACTGGTGGGCCGTCATCACCATGACCACCGTGGGCTACGGGGACATGGTGCCCAGGAGCATCCCCGGGCAGGTGGTGGCCCTGAGCAGCATCCTGAGCGGCATCCTCCTCATGGCGTTCCCGGTCACCTCCATCTTCCACACCTTCTCACGCTCCTACCTGGAGctgaagcaggagcaggagaggatCATGTACAGGAGAGCACAGTTCTTACTGAAAGCCAAGTCTCAGATGAGCAATGAGTCACAAGGCAGCGAGGTTTTGTTCACCACTCTCTCTTCCGAGGCTAGGGACAATGAATGA
- the KCNG1 gene encoding potassium voltage-gated channel subfamily G member 1 isoform X3 produces the protein MTLMPGENSDYDYSALSCTSDASFNHTFFPESETLKGVFYQRARLIHPQEDLLKGFHPDDRKRHIIINVGGIKYLLPWTTLDEFPLTRLGQLKFCTNFDDILNICDDYDVTCNEFFFDRNPGAFRTILTFLRVGKLRLLREMCALSFQEELLYWGIEEDNLDWCCKRRYLQKMEELTEINEREDDLLENETTGETVEETKIGLCMKKLQDMVERPQSGLPGKVFACLSVLFVTITAVNLSISTMPALREEEEKGECSQMCYNIFIVESVCVAWFSLEFLLRFIQARSKFAFLRRPLTLIDIIAILPYYITLLVDTGSEGSKKPSSGNIYLDKVGLVLRILRALRILYVMRLARHSLGLQTLGLTARRCTREFGLLLLFLCVAIALFAPLLYVIENEMADSQEFTSIPACYWWAVITMTTVGYGDMVPRSIPGQVVALSSILSGILLMAFPVTSIFHTFSRSYLELKQEQERIMYRRAQFLLKAKSQMSNESQGSEVLFTTLSSEARDNE, from the exons ATGACTCTTATGCCTGGAGAAAATTCCGACTATGACTACAGCGCCCTGAGCTGTACTTCAGATGCTTCCTTCAACCACACGTTCTTTCCAGAATCTGAAACCCTCAAGGGAGTGTTTTACCAAAGAGCCAGGCTAATCCACCCTCAGGAGGATCTCCTCAAAGGCTTCCACCCCGACGACCGCAAGCGTCACATAATCATCAACGTGGGGGGCATCAAGTACTTGCTCCCCTGGACCACGCTCGATGAGTTCCCCCTGACACGTCTGGGACAACTCAAGTTCTGTACCAATTTTGACGACATTCTGAACATCTGTGACGATTATGATGTGACGTGCAATGAATTCTTCTTCGACCGCAACCCGGGGGCGTTCAGGACAATCCTGACCTTCCTGCGGGTTGGCAAACTCCGGCTCTTGCGGGAGATGTGTGCGCTGTCCTTCCAAGAGGAGCTGCTCTACTGGGGCATTGAGGAAGACAACTTGGACTGGTGTTGTAAAAGGAGATACCTGCAAAAAATGGAGGAGCTCACAGAGATTAATGAACGGGAGGATGACCTCCtagaaaatgaaacaacagGTGAAACAGTAGAGGAGACAAAAATTGGTTTGTGCATGAAAAAGTTGCAAGACATGGTGGAAAGGCCCCAGTCTGGCCTTCCTGGAAAGGTGTTTGCgtgtttgtctgttttgtttgtaaCTATTACAGCAGTGAACTTATCCATCAGCACCATGCCTGCcctgagggaggaggaggaaaag GGTGAGTGCTCCCAGATGTGCTACAATATTTTCATTGTGGAGTCTGTGTGTGTGGCATGGTTCTCCCTGGAGTTCCTGCTCAGATTCATCCAGGCCAGGAGCAAGTTCGCGTTCCTGCGGAGGCCCCTGACACTGATAGACATAATCGCCATCCTGCCCTACTACATCACCCTGCTGGTGGACACGGGCTCCGAGGGCTCCAAGAAGCCCAGCTCGGGCAACATCTACCTGGACAAGGTGGGGCTGGTGCTGCGGATCCTGCGGGCGCTGCGCATCCTGTACGTGATGCGGCTGGCGCGGCACTCGCTGGGGCTGCAGACGCTGGGGCTGACGGCGCGGCGCTGCACCCGCGAGTtcgggctgctgctgctcttcctgtgcGTGGCCATCGCGCTCTTCGCGCCCCTGCTCTACGTCATCGAGAACGAGATGGCCGACTCGCAGGAGTTCACCAGCATCCCCGCCTGCTACTGGTGGGCCGTCATCACCATGACCACCGTGGGCTACGGGGACATGGTGCCCAGGAGCATCCCCGGGCAGGTGGTGGCCCTGAGCAGCATCCTGAGCGGCATCCTCCTCATGGCGTTCCCGGTCACCTCCATCTTCCACACCTTCTCACGCTCCTACCTGGAGctgaagcaggagcaggagaggatCATGTACAGGAGAGCACAGTTCTTACTGAAAGCCAAGTCTCAGATGAGCAATGAGTCACAAGGCAGCGAGGTTTTGTTCACCACTCTCTCTTCCGAGGCTAGGGACAATGAATGA
- the MOCS3 gene encoding adenylyltransferase and sulfurtransferase MOCS3, with the protein MAGAAAARLRAEIRRRERELRGLRERLAAELARGDTAEQEEDGERERDEGACGVRQPSAAEPARGHAGDAEDEDGARGLRERLAAEPARGHAGDAEDEDGARGLRERLAAELARGDSGDADEEDEDDDEEEEEEEEGALGFPAELPPLPARSALSAAEILRYSRQLVLPELGVRGQLRLARSSVLVVGCGGLGCPLAQYLAAAGVGRLGLVDHDVVETSNLQRQVLHGEARRGRPKARSAAAALRRLNSAVQYVPYRGALRPRSALRLVRQYDIVADCSDNVPTRYLVSDACVLAGKPLVSGSALRLEGQLVVYNYGGGPCYRCLFPEPPPPDAVTNCADGGVLGVVPGIIGCLQALEVLKIASGMGCSFHRYMLMFDALEGTFRNIKLRPKKADCAVCGDNPSITRLQDYEAFCGSSATDKCRTLQLLPGGDRISVRQYKELLDARVPHVLLDVRPQVEVEICRLQHALHIPLRKLEEKDEESLQRLQKRICEEKQRTDGQMSLPVYVVCKLGNDSQKAVKILQELPAKEFGAVSAKDIKGGLMAWAAKIDSTFPQY; encoded by the coding sequence atggcgggggcagcggcggcgcggCTGCGGGCCGAGATCCGCCGGCGGGAGCGCGAGCTGCGCGGGCTGCGCGAGCGGCTGGCGGCCGAGCTGGCGCGGGGGGACACGGCCGAGCAGGAGGAGGACGGAGAGCGGGAGCGGGACGAGGGAGCCTGCGGCGTGCGGCAGCCCTCGGCGGCCGAGCCGGCGCGGGGGCACGCGGGGGATGCCGAGGATGAGGACGGAGCCCGCGGGCTGCGGGAGCGGCTGGCGGCCGAGCCGGCGCGGGGGCACGCGGGGGATGCCGAGGATGAGGACGGAGCCCGCGGGCTGCGGGAGCGGCTGGCGGCCGAGCTGGCGCGGGGGGACTCGGGGGATGCCGAcgaggaggatgaggatgatgacgaggaggaggaggaggaggaggagggagcccTCGGCTTCCCCGCGGagctgccgccgctgccggcGCGGTCGGCGCTGAGCGCGGCGGAGATCCTGCGGTACAGCCGGCAGCTGGTGCTGCCCGAGCTGGGCGTGCGCGGGCAGCTGCGCCTGGCGCGGAGCTCCGTGCTCGTGGTGGGCTGCGGCGGGCTGGGCTGTCCGCTGGCGCAGTACCTGGCGGCGGCCGGCGTGGGCCGCCTGGGGCTGGTGGATCACGACGTGGTGGAGACGAGCAACCTGCAGCGGCAGGTGCTGCACGGCGAggcgcggcgcgggcggccCAAGGCGCGCtcggcggccgcggcgctgcGGCGGCTCAACTCGGCCGTGCAGTACGTGCCGTACCGCGGGGCGCTGCGGCCGCGCTCCGCGCTGCGCCTCGTGCGCCAGTACGACATCGTGGCCGACTGCTCCGACAACGTCCCCACCCGCTACCTGGTCAGCGATGCCTGCGTGCTGGCCGGCAAGCCGCTGGTGTCCGGCAGCGCCCTGCGCCTCGAGGGGCAGCTCGTGGTGTACAACTACGGCGGCGGGCCCTGCTACCGCTGCCTGTTccccgagccgccgccgcccgacGCCGTCACCAACTGCGCCGATGGCGGCGTGCTCGGCGTCGTCCCCGGCATCATCGGCTGCCTGCAGGCGCTGGAGGTGCTCAAGATCGCCTCGGGCATGGGCTGCTCCTTCCACCGCTACATGCTGATGTTCGATGCCCTCGAGGGGACGTTCCGCAACATCAAGCTGCGGCCGAAGAAAGCGGACTGTGCCGTGTGCGGGGACAACCCCAGCATCACCCGCCTGCAGGATTACGAGGCGTTCTGCGGCTCCTCTGCCACGGACAAGTGCAGgactctgcagctgctgcccggCGGGGACAGGATCTCCGTGCGGCAGtacaaggagctgctggatgcgCGGGTCCCGCACGTGCTGCTGGATGTCCGGCCGCAGGTGGAGGTGGAGATCTGCCGCCTGCAGCACGCTCTCCACATCCCGCTGAGGAAGCTGGAGGAGAAAGATGAAGAATCTCTGCAGCGTTTACAAAAAAGAATTTGcgaagaaaagcagagaactgaTGGCCAAATGTCTCTCCCTGTATACGTTGTTTGCAAGTTAGGAAATGATTCCCAGAAGGCTGTAAAAATTCTGCAGGAGTTACCTGCCAAAGAATTTGGTGCTGTGTCAGCTAAGGATATTAAAGGGGGGCTCATGGCTTGGGCCGCTAAAATTGACTCAACGTTTCCTCAGTACTAG